DNA from Bacteroides zoogleoformans:
GGAAAGTATGTTTATCTTCAGTCCGGTTCTATGTATGGTTATGGTGGTGAGCAAACTCTCCACAAATACGAAGTGAATGCAAATGGACAACTGTCTTCTCATCCTGTGGGTTCACTTTCCTTCCCGGGTTCACCCAATGTGGTAGAAATCATATTTGCGAACGACACCAAAGCTTACGCCGTCACATGCGCAAGCCGCGGACAACTTATCGTGTTCAATCCGAGCACAATGAGCGTAACGAAGGAAATAGACCTGTCTCCCTATGCAGAGGGTGATAAAGATCCGGACGGAGGCAATGGCATTGTGCGTGACGGCAAGCTGTTCCTGCCTCTCAACCAAGCAAAGTCTATGAAGGAAATCCTTGCAACGCCTGCTCAAGTAGCTGTCATTGACGTGGCTACCGATAAGGTGGAAAAGGTTATAAAGGATGATCGTGCAACGAGTCTCGGTATGGTCGGACATACATCGCCTGTTATGGATGAAGCCGGTAACATCTATTTCCACACGGGACCTCGTGCGGCAATGATGTGTCAGTTTATGCCCGGCAAGGGGTACAAAGACGGACTGCTGCGCATCAAGAAGGGAGAAACGGATTTTGACAAGGACTTCTATATGAGCCTGCAAACAACCGAAGGCGCGGAAGTTGGCTCCTACGGTATGTACATGACCTATGGCGGCAATGGAAAAATCTACACGTTCCTCT
Protein-coding regions in this window:
- a CDS encoding DUF4374 domain-containing protein, which produces MKAKKIFWVLPCLTLLFAATVSSCSENNDDHPQSEKKHHFLMSAQSDNSFFITSFENFNEGTSVSYDKAITLPSGHLFMEKRGKYVYLQSGSMYGYGGEQTLHKYEVNANGQLSSHPVGSLSFPGSPNVVEIIFANDTKAYAVTCASRGQLIVFNPSTMSVTKEIDLSPYAEGDKDPDGGNGIVRDGKLFLPLNQAKSMKEILATPAQVAVIDVATDKVEKVIKDDRATSLGMVGHTSPVMDEAGNIYFHTGPRAAMMCQFMPGKGYKDGLLRIKKGETDFDKDFYMSLQTTEGAEVGSYGMYMTYGGNGKIYTFLYKPSLVKDPNDQTYIVNKCYVPYEIDVNKKTGRILPLPASCGWAANAIIKVESSIYFGEHTDNGIGFYRYDMATGKGSTQPSVKTPSGAYKVISLD